A stretch of the Chelonoidis abingdonii isolate Lonesome George chromosome 11, CheloAbing_2.0, whole genome shotgun sequence genome encodes the following:
- the LOC116838203 gene encoding interferon-inducible GTPase 5-like, with protein MADQTPPESDRRPVDFTEEYDIITDEDIAEIRDALEGGRLDEAASKIVESLEDLEKAQLHIAVTGESGSGKSSFVNAIRGLRDDDEGAAATGVVETTTEPTPYPHPKHPNVTLWDLPGIGTPDFQSHTYLERVGFPRFDFFILIASERFRASHVQLAQEIQKMGKRFYFVRSKVDADLYAARKRRPVSYSEHGVLTQIRDDCCRRLLAEGVPSPTVFLLSSWELGSYDFLALEETLEKELPAHKRRAFLLALPNLSLSILQKKKEAMQRQIWKLAIISCGVAAVPIPGLSVTCDVTILVKTLSEYRQTFGLDDESLCKLAEKVGKPVEDIKEAIRSPLAREISRDLVLKLLTKAGGGALMFIEYLASTVPLFGSMAAGGISFGTTYYMLRSFLEEVARDAHNVLIKAFETDV; from the coding sequence ATGGCTGATCAGACCCCCCCAGAGAGCGACCGGCGTCCCGTCGACTTCACGGAAGAGTATGACATCATCACCGATGAAGACATCGCGGAGATCAGAGACGCCCTGGAAGGGGGCCGGCTGGACGAAGCCGCTTCGAAGATCGTGGAGAGCCTGGAGGACTTGGAGAAGGCCCAGCTGCACATTGCCGTGACGGGGGAGTCTGGCTCCGGCAAATCCTCCTTCGTCAACGCCATCCGCGGCCTGCGAGACGATGACGAGGGAGCGGCCGCCACGGGGGTGGTGGAGACCACCACGGAGCCGACACCGtatccccaccccaagcaccccAACGTGACGCTGTGGGACCTACCGGGCATTGGCACTCCAGACTTCCAGTCCCATACCTACCTGGAGCGGGTGGGCTTCCCTCGCTTTGATTTCTTTATCCTCATCGCCTCCGAGCGCTTCCGAGCCAGCCATGTCCAGCTGGCCCAGGAGATCCAGAAAATGGGCAAGCGCTTCTACTTTGTGCGCTCCAAGGTGGACGCCGACCTGTACGCAGCCAGAAAAAGGCGGCCGGTGAGCTACAGCGAGCACGGGGTCCTGACACAGATCCGGGATGACTGCTGCCGGCGGCTGCTGGCCGAAGGGGTGCCTTCCCCGActgtcttcctcctctccagctgggagctgggcagctACGACTTCCTGGCGCTGGAGGAGACCTTGGAGAAGGAGCTGCCTGCTCACAAGAGACGCGCGTTCCTCCTGGCTTTGCCCAACCTTTCGCTGAGCATCCTGCAGAAGAAGAAGGAAGCCATGCAGAGGCAGATCTGGAAACTGGCCATCATCTCCTGCGGCGTGGCTGCTGTCCCCATCCCGGGGCTCTCGGTGACCTGCGACGTGACCATCCTGGTCAAAACTCTCTCCGAGTACCGCCAGACCTTCGGCTTGGACGACGAGTCGCTCTGCAAGCTGGCCGAGAAGGTGGGCAAACCCGTGGAGGACATCAAGGAGGCCATTAGGTCACCTCTGGCCAGGGAGATCTCCAGGGATCTGGTGCTGAAGTTGCTGACCAAAGCCGGAGGGGGAGCGCTGATGTTCATAGAGTATCTGGCCAGCACGGTGCCACTGTTTGGGTCCATGGCGGCCGGGGGGATCTCCTTCGGAACCACCTATTACATGCTCCGCAGCTTCCTCGAGGAAGTCGCCAGGGACGCCCACAATGTCCTCATCAAGGCCTTTGAGACGGATGTTTGA
- the KCNN4 gene encoding intermediate conductance calcium-activated potassium channel protein 4, translated as MGVKQNPPEATVLPVPGAPGENLRRLRQRKGLLKAEGQLAGWGLALALGGILLMVLHTELAWFGGCKWFAYLFLVKCLLSLSTATLLALILAFHVKEIQLFMLDNSLQDWRLAVSGPKLGLILLELLVCSLHPFPMGGSPCLAPELAPLASFLPGAETPLSLLMFLRLYLVPRALLLQSRVLGDASYRTIGSLNQIRFQYPFVLRLLVNRQPGRVLLVLTLGLWLTASWVLAVCERENGAGHLEGTLWVIPITFLTIGYGDVVPVTVCGRLVCLCTGILGVGCTALLVAVAADKMEFNRAEKHVYNFMMDIQCTKEMKNSAANVLQAAWLFHRHSKARAGRPARTHHRRLLAAIHRFREVRFAPKLRDHGLTPWRTLSKHRAQHSQRAWRANHTLDQKLEP; from the exons ATGGGAGTCAAGCAGAACCCCCCAGAAGCCACCGTCCTGCCTGTGCCGGGGGCGCCGGGCGAGAACCTGCGGCGGCTGCGGCAGCGGAAGGGGCTGCTGAAGGCCGAGGGGCAGCTGGCAGGCTGGGGCCTGGCCCTGGCGCTCGGGGGGATCCTGCTCATGGTGCTGCACACGGAGCTGGCCTGGTTCGGGGGCTGCAAG TGGTTTGCATATCTGTTCCTGGTGAAATGCCTCCTCTCGCTCTCCACCGCCACCCTGCTGGCCCTCATCCTCGCCTTCCATGTCAAGGAGATCCAG CTCTTCATGCTGGACAACTCGCTCCAGGACTGGCGCCTCGCAGTGAGCGGCCCCaagctgggcctgatcctgctggagCTCCTGGTCTgctccctgcaccccttccccatggGGGGCTCCCCGTGCCTGGCCCCCGAGCTGGCCCCCCTGGCCTCCTTCCTGCCAGGAGCCGAGACGCCGCTGTCGCTGCTGATGTTCCTGCGGCTGTACCTGGTGCCGCGGGCCTTGCTGCTGCAGAGCCGGGTGCTGGGGGACGCCTCATACCGCACCATCGGCTCCCTCAACCAGATCCGCTTCCAGTACCCGTTCGTCCTGCGCCTGCTGGTCAACCGCCAGCCCGGCCGGGTGCTGCTGGTGCtcaccctggggctctggctcacCGCCTCCTGGGTGCTGGCCGTCTGCGAGAG GGAGAATGGAGCAGGGCACCTGGAGGGGACACTGTGGGTCATCCCCATCACCTTCCTCACCATCGGCTACGGGGATGTGGTGCCAGTGACGGTGTGTGGCCGGCTGGTCTGTCTGTGCACTGGCATCCTG GGCGTTGGCTGCACAGCCCTGCTGGTGGCAGTGGCAGCTGACAAAATGGAGTTCAACCGGGCGGAGAAACACGTTTACAACTTCATGATGGACATACAGTGCACTAAAGAG ATGAAGAACTCGGCCGCCAACGTCCTGCAGGCGGCTTGGCTCTTTCACAGACACAGCAAGGCCAGGGCCGGGCGTCCGGCCCGGACCCATCACAGGCGCTTGCTGGCGGCCATCCACAG GTTCCGGGAGGTCCGATTCGCACCGAAGCTCCGGGACCATGGGTTAACACCCTGGCGGACATTGTCGAAG CACCGGGCTCAGCACTCCCAGCGGGCCTGGAGAGCGAATCACACCCTGGACCAGAAGCTGGAGCCCTGA
- the SMG9 gene encoding LOW QUALITY PROTEIN: nonsense-mediated mRNA decay factor SMG9 (The sequence of the model RefSeq protein was modified relative to this genomic sequence to represent the inferred CDS: inserted 2 bases in 1 codon; deleted 2 bases in 1 codon; substituted 1 base at 1 genomic stop codon), which translates to MWNSGHSSPGLYGPDRRPAGHQRYKEPGPRAAHRPSGPGRERDYGPWDRERREPTEEPVGSVMQKTPIILAKPPAERSKLAPAPAPAPPATAPPPMEKPIVLMKSREEGKGPAGVSEGAAQLPTAAAKGEKEGQRPTQPVYQIQNRGMGSTASSSTMDPVVGQAKLLAPEKMKHSIKLVDDQMNWCDSAIEYLLDQTDVLVVGVLGLQGTGKSMLMSLLSANQPEEDQRAYVFRTQSQEIKERGGNQTSGIDFFITQERIIFLDTQPILSPSILDHLINNDRKLPPEYNLPHTYVEMQSLQIAAFLFTVCHVVIVVQDWFTDLSLYRFFLQERLRWLKPPRPPSRVHRAPRFFLQNKXQWENFCPGTXIMHVVIELKIHDHSHSEYKGTLSMLECNIFPGLPYDYLDTEVNLFLLPFADSDTDDTFPRAAPGGGPLFSLLPGYKGHPSFQSLMAKLRSQIMSMARPQLSHTILTEKNWFHYAARIWDGVKKSSALSEYSRLLA; encoded by the exons ATGTGGAACTCCGGGCACAGCAGCCCCGGCCTGTATGGCCCCGACCGCCGC CCGGCTGGACACCAGCGGTACAAGGAGCCTGGGCCCCGGGCGGCCCACAGGCCGTCGGGGCCGGGCCGAGAGCGTGACTATGGCCCCTGGGACCGCGAGCGCCGG GAGCCCACGGAGGAGCCGGTCGGGTCCGTGATGCAGAAGACTCCCATCATCCTGGCCAAGCCGCCCGCTGAGAGG TCCaagctggcccctgccccagctccagccccacccgccactgccccaccccccatggaGAAGCCCATCGTGCTGATGAAGTCACGGGAGGAAGGCAAAGGCCCAGCAGGGGTGTCGGAGGGGGctgcccagctccccacagctgctgccaaaggggagaaggagggacagCGCCCCACACAACCCGTCTACCAGATCCAGAACCGGGGCATGGGATCCACGGCGTCCAGCAGCACCATGGACC CCGTGGTGGGCCAGGCAAAGCTGCTGGCCCCAGAGAAGATGAAGCACAGCATCAAGCTGGTGGACGATCAGATGAACTGGTGTGACAGTGCCATCGAG TACCTGCTGGACCAGACCGATGTGCTGGTGGTCGGGGTGCTGGGATTACAGGGCACCGGCAAATCCATGCTGATGTCTCTGCTGTCGGCTAACCAGCCTGAAGAAGATCAAAG GGCCTACGTGTTCCGCACCCAGAGCCAGGAGATCAAGGAGCGCGGGGGGAACCAGACCAGCGGCATCGACTTCTTCATCACCCAGGAGCGCATCATCTTCCTCGACACCCAG CCGATTCTCAGCCCTTCCATCCTGGACCATCTCATCAACAACGACCGCAAGCTGCCCCCCGAGTACAACCTGCCCCACACCTACGTGGAGATGCAG TCCCTGCAGATCGCAGCCTTCCTCTTCACCGTCTGCCACGTGGTCATCGTGGTGCAGGACTGGTTCACCGACCTCAGTCTGTACAG GTTTTTCCTGCAGGAACGGCTGAGATGGCTGAAACCTCCACGCCCCCCCAGCCGAGTCCACCGGGCTCCTCGG TTTTTCCTGCAGAACAA CCAGTGGGAGAATTTCTGTCCCGGAACCTGAATCATGCACGTGGTTATCGAACTAAAAATTCATGATCACTCGCACTCTGAATACAAGG GCACTCTCTCCATGCTGGAGTGTAACATCTTCCCTGGCCTCCCCTACGACTACCTGGACACGGAGGTGAATCTTTTCCTCCTGCCGTTCGCAGACAGTGACACCGACGACACTTTCCCCAGAGCAG CTCCTGGGGGTGGCCCGCTCTTCTCCCTGCTGCCCGGGTACAAGGGGCACCCCAGCTTCCAGTCGCTGATGGCCAAGCTGCGCAGCCAGATCATGTCCATGGCGCGGCCCCAGCTCTCCCACACCATCCTGACGGAGAAGAACTG GTTCCACTACGCGGCCCGGATCTGGGACGGGGTGAAGAAATCCTCGGCGCTCTCGGAGTACAGCCGCCTGCTGGCCTGA